The following are from one region of the Capsicum annuum cultivar UCD-10X-F1 chromosome 1, UCD10Xv1.1, whole genome shotgun sequence genome:
- the LOC107840514 gene encoding autophagy-related protein 8i, translated as MGKTFKEEFSHDERLTESQDIIAKYPDRVPVVAERYSKTDLPEMEKKKYLVPRDMSVGQFIHILSGRLHLAPGKALFIFVNNTLPQTTSLIETVYESSKDEDGFLYMCYSSEKTFGHS; from the exons ATGGGgaagactttcaaagaagaatTTTCACATG ATGAGAGACTCACAGAATCACAGGATATAATCGCCAAATATCCCGATCGAGTGCCG GTGGTGGCTGAAAGATATTCAAAAACTGACCTCCCTGAAATGGAAAAGAAGAA ATACCTGGTACCCCGTGATATGTCTGTTGGGCAATTTATCCACATTCTGAGTGGCAGGCTGCACCTGGCTCCTGGGAAAGCTCTCTTCATATTTGTGAATAACACGTTGCCTCAAACAA CAAGCTTGATTGAGACCGTGTATGAGTCTTCCAAGGATGAAGATGGGTTCCTCTACATGTGCTACAGCAGTGAGAAAACATTTGGTCACTCTTAG